From a single Methylosinus sp. H3A genomic region:
- the radA gene encoding DNA repair protein RadA, with the protein MAKPRQTFVCQSCGAATSRWQGRCEACGEWNSIVEETGAAGGGFGPAARAGRGRPFALEALAGDASPAPRIATGIEEFDRVTGGGFVPGSVALLGGEPGIGKSTLLIQACAALARRGERVIYISGEEAAAQVRLRADRLGLSSAPVELAGATQVEDILATCSTGKRAALIVIDSIQTMHTQAADSAPGTVTQVRASAQALLRHAKLSGSTVILVGHVTKDGQVAGPRVVEHMVDAVLSFEGDSAHHFRMLRASKNRFGATGEIGVFEMTGAGLAEVANPSALFLAGRDAAAPGAAVLAGMEGQRPMLVEIQALVAPTSLGTPRRAVVGFDSNRLSMILAVLEAHAGLKLGMHDVYLNVAGGLRADEPAADLAAAAALVSSLTGATLPAELLFFGEIALSGSVRPVIHAGARLKEAGKLGFHRAVLPQAQQTTDEDKNTGVALSHCGHVASLVADIAKDSVGARERGRPPRRP; encoded by the coding sequence ATGGCTAAACCCCGCCAGACCTTCGTCTGCCAGAGCTGCGGCGCGGCGACGAGCCGCTGGCAGGGCCGCTGCGAAGCCTGTGGCGAGTGGAACAGCATCGTCGAGGAGACTGGCGCGGCCGGCGGCGGCTTCGGCCCTGCGGCGCGCGCCGGACGCGGCCGGCCTTTCGCGCTCGAGGCGCTCGCCGGCGACGCCAGCCCGGCCCCGCGCATCGCCACCGGAATCGAGGAATTCGACCGCGTGACCGGCGGCGGCTTCGTGCCGGGCTCGGTGGCGCTGCTCGGCGGCGAGCCGGGCATCGGCAAATCGACGCTGCTTATCCAGGCCTGCGCGGCGCTGGCGCGGCGCGGCGAAAGGGTGATCTACATCTCCGGCGAGGAGGCCGCCGCGCAAGTGCGGCTGCGGGCCGACCGGCTGGGGCTGTCGAGCGCGCCGGTCGAGCTCGCCGGCGCGACCCAGGTCGAGGATATTCTCGCCACCTGCTCCACCGGAAAACGCGCCGCGCTCATCGTCATCGATTCGATTCAGACGATGCATACGCAGGCCGCCGATTCGGCGCCGGGCACGGTGACGCAGGTGCGCGCCAGCGCCCAGGCGCTGCTGCGCCACGCCAAGCTCAGCGGCTCCACCGTGATTCTCGTCGGCCATGTGACCAAGGACGGCCAGGTCGCCGGGCCGCGCGTCGTCGAGCACATGGTCGACGCGGTGCTCTCCTTCGAGGGCGACAGCGCGCATCATTTCCGCATGTTGCGCGCCTCCAAGAACCGCTTCGGCGCGACCGGCGAGATCGGAGTCTTCGAGATGACCGGCGCCGGCCTCGCCGAGGTCGCCAATCCGTCCGCGCTGTTTTTGGCCGGCCGCGACGCCGCCGCGCCAGGCGCCGCCGTGCTCGCCGGCATGGAAGGCCAGCGCCCCATGCTGGTCGAGATCCAGGCGCTGGTCGCGCCGACCTCGCTCGGCACGCCGCGCCGCGCCGTCGTCGGCTTCGATTCGAATCGCCTGTCGATGATTCTCGCCGTGCTGGAGGCCCATGCCGGGCTGAAGCTCGGCATGCATGACGTCTATCTCAATGTCGCCGGCGGGCTGCGCGCCGATGAGCCGGCCGCCGATCTCGCCGCCGCCGCCGCCCTCGTCTCCTCGCTGACCGGTGCGACCCTGCCCGCCGAGCTGCTGTTTTTCGGCGAGATCGCGCTCTCGGGCTCGGTTCGCCCGGTCATCCACGCCGGCGCGCGGCTGAAGGAGGCCGGCAAGCTCGGCTTCCACCGCGCGGTTCTCCCACAGGCCCAGCAGACGACCGACGAGGACAAGAACACGGGCGTCGCCCTGTCGCATTGCGGCCATGTCGCCTCGCTGGTCGCCGACATCGCCAAAGATTCGGTCGGCGCGCGCGAGCGCGGCCGCCCGCCGCGGCGCCCCTGA
- a CDS encoding MFS transporter, with amino-acid sequence MNEPSSERATDSARTIRSATPMPSAVWALGVTSLFMDFSSEMIHALLPVYLAGTLGVAIAEIGWIEGAAEATALAVKVVSGRVSDMIGRRKGLALFGYGLAAATKPIFPLAGGAAEVIAARVLDRVGKGLRGAPRDALIADVTTPDQRGAAYGLRQTLDTVGAVIGPLAAIGLMLATHDDTRFVFWVACIPALVCVLVLAFFVHEPEETRPPASGRKALLAGFAELPRAFWLLLAFGAMLASARVGEAFLVLRATGAGLRIAFAPLTLVAMSFIAMLAAYPAGKIVDRWSERRLLVAASVTLAISEAALAASSDIAVVFTGIALWGLHIALAQVAFSALVARAAPAHLRATGFGVFGLANAVAVIAGNVAFGALAETNGQGFAYGCAAVVALAPLALLPVMARGGETRHG; translated from the coding sequence ATGAACGAGCCCTCGAGCGAGCGAGCCACAGACTCCGCGCGGACGATCCGCAGCGCCACGCCTATGCCCTCCGCCGTCTGGGCGCTGGGCGTAACCTCGCTGTTCATGGACTTCTCCTCCGAGATGATCCACGCGCTGCTGCCGGTCTATCTCGCCGGAACGCTCGGCGTCGCCATCGCCGAGATCGGTTGGATCGAGGGCGCGGCGGAAGCGACCGCCCTCGCGGTGAAAGTCGTCTCCGGCCGCGTGTCGGATATGATCGGCCGCCGCAAGGGTCTGGCGCTTTTCGGCTATGGCCTCGCCGCTGCGACAAAGCCGATCTTCCCGCTCGCCGGCGGCGCGGCGGAAGTGATCGCCGCACGCGTGCTCGACCGTGTCGGCAAAGGATTGCGGGGCGCGCCGCGCGACGCGCTGATCGCCGACGTCACCACGCCGGATCAGCGCGGCGCCGCCTATGGCCTGCGCCAGACGCTCGACACCGTGGGCGCGGTGATCGGTCCGCTCGCGGCGATCGGCCTGATGCTGGCGACGCATGACGACACCCGCTTCGTCTTCTGGGTCGCCTGCATTCCGGCGCTCGTCTGCGTGCTGGTTCTCGCTTTCTTCGTCCATGAGCCGGAGGAGACGCGTCCGCCGGCCTCCGGGCGCAAAGCGCTGCTCGCGGGATTTGCCGAGCTGCCGCGCGCCTTTTGGCTGCTGCTCGCCTTCGGCGCGATGCTCGCCTCGGCGCGCGTCGGCGAGGCGTTTCTGGTGCTGCGCGCAACGGGCGCGGGTCTTCGAATCGCCTTCGCGCCGCTCACACTGGTCGCAATGTCCTTCATCGCCATGCTCGCCGCCTATCCGGCCGGGAAGATCGTCGACCGCTGGAGCGAGCGCCGGCTGCTCGTCGCGGCGAGCGTGACGCTGGCGATTTCGGAGGCCGCGCTCGCCGCATCGTCGGACATCGCCGTCGTCTTCACGGGAATTGCGCTGTGGGGCCTGCATATCGCGCTGGCGCAAGTGGCGTTCTCGGCGCTGGTGGCCCGCGCGGCGCCGGCGCATCTGCGCGCCACCGGCTTCGGCGTCTTCGGCCTCGCCAACGCCGTGGCGGTCATCGCGGGCAATGTCGCCTTCGGCGCGCTGGCCGAGACGAACGGCCAGGGTTTCGCCTATGGCTGCGCCGCCGTCGTCGCGCTCGCGCCGCTGGCGCTTCTTCCCGTCATGGCGCGTGGAGGCGAAACCCGCCATGGCTAA
- a CDS encoding integration host factor subunit alpha, with the protein MSESATAQAHHTVTRADLADAVHRRIGLSRAESGEFVEAVLSEIFDAIVSGEDVKLSSFGSFHIRSKGERVGRNPKTGASAPITARRVVMFKASNVLRARINGQRVSEE; encoded by the coding sequence ATTTCCGAGTCGGCGACCGCGCAGGCGCATCACACCGTCACCCGCGCCGATCTCGCGGACGCCGTGCATCGCCGCATCGGCCTGTCCCGCGCCGAATCCGGCGAATTCGTCGAAGCCGTGCTGTCGGAGATTTTCGACGCCATCGTCTCCGGCGAGGATGTCAAGCTCTCGTCCTTCGGCTCCTTTCACATTCGCTCCAAGGGCGAGCGCGTCGGCCGCAATCCCAAGACGGGCGCCTCGGCGCCGATCACCGCGCGCCGCGTCGTGATGTTCAAAGCGTCGAATGTGCTGCGGGCGCGCATCAACGGACAGCGCGTGAGCGAAGAGTAG
- a CDS encoding beta-ketoacyl-ACP synthase III — MTLSSRPLRSVVVGLGSYLPSRILTNEELAATVDTSDEWITQRTGIKERHIAAPGETTSMLGEKAARAALADAGLGPEDIDLVIVGTSTPDYTFPSTATQIQAALGITRGAAFDLQAVCSGFVFSLATAEKFLRSGSHKRALVIGAETFSRILDWKDRTTCVLFGDGAGAVVLEARESEGSLAERGILTTHLRSDGRHRAKLHVDGGPSSTGTVGHLRMEGKEVFRFAVGMVTDVVTDAFTATGLTAADLSWFVPHQANRRIIDMSAAKLGIAPEKVVATVHLHGNTSAASIPLALSVARDDGRIRRDDLVMLEAVGGGFTWGSALIRW, encoded by the coding sequence GTGACTCTCTCCTCGCGCCCTCTGCGCTCCGTCGTCGTCGGCCTCGGCAGCTATCTGCCGAGCCGCATCCTCACCAATGAGGAGCTCGCCGCCACGGTCGACACCAGCGACGAATGGATCACGCAGCGCACCGGGATAAAAGAGCGCCACATCGCCGCGCCGGGCGAGACGACCTCCATGCTGGGTGAGAAAGCCGCGCGCGCCGCGCTCGCCGACGCCGGCCTCGGCCCCGAGGACATCGACCTCGTCATCGTCGGCACCTCGACGCCCGACTATACTTTTCCCTCGACCGCGACGCAGATCCAGGCCGCGCTCGGGATCACGCGCGGCGCCGCCTTCGATCTTCAGGCCGTGTGCTCGGGTTTCGTCTTCTCGCTGGCGACAGCGGAAAAGTTCCTGCGCTCGGGCTCGCACAAACGCGCGCTCGTCATCGGCGCGGAGACCTTCTCTCGCATTCTCGACTGGAAAGACCGCACGACCTGCGTGCTGTTCGGCGATGGCGCCGGCGCCGTCGTGCTCGAAGCGCGCGAGAGCGAAGGCTCGCTCGCCGAGCGCGGCATATTGACCACACATCTGCGCTCGGACGGACGCCATCGCGCGAAATTGCACGTCGACGGCGGCCCCTCCTCGACAGGAACCGTCGGCCATTTGCGCATGGAAGGCAAAGAAGTCTTCCGTTTTGCGGTCGGAATGGTAACGGATGTCGTTACCGATGCTTTCACAGCAACCGGCCTGACAGCGGCCGATCTCTCCTGGTTCGTGCCGCATCAGGCCAATCGCCGCATCATCGACATGTCTGCGGCAAAGCTCGGCATAGCGCCCGAAAAAGTCGTCGCCACAGTGCATTTGCACGGCAATACCTCGGCCGCCTCCATCCCCCTCGCTCTGTCGGTCGCCCGCGACGACGGTCGCATTCGCCGTGACGATCTCGTGATGCTCGAGGCCGTGGGCGGCGGATTCACCTGGGGATCGGCGCTCATTCGCTGGTGA
- the plsX gene encoding phosphate acyltransferase PlsX yields MAQPIRIALDAMGGDHGPKVTIAGAAIAHDRHPDSSFLLFGDEAMIRTELAAHPRLARVATVRHCDVAVRMDDKPSQALRSGRRVSSMWQAIEAVKKSEADVAISAGNTGALMAMAKVCLRTMAKIERPALASLWPAPTARGYSIVLDVGASIGADARHLVNLAVMGSAMSRALFELDRPSVGLLNVGKEDIKGNEEVKAASSLLKETDLPNLDYRGFVEGDEIGQGVVDVVVTEGYSGNIALKTAEGTATQVMHYLKEAIGKSWLSKLGYLLARSAFRELRAKADVRNINGGVFLGLEGIVIKSHGGADALAFARAVEIGYEMAHQGLLSKIRDMLASSRRDDQEAAQ; encoded by the coding sequence ATGGCGCAGCCCATTCGCATAGCGTTGGACGCCATGGGCGGCGATCATGGTCCGAAGGTCACCATAGCCGGCGCGGCCATCGCTCACGACCGCCATCCCGACAGCAGTTTCCTGCTGTTCGGCGACGAGGCCATGATCCGGACCGAGCTCGCCGCGCATCCGCGCCTCGCGCGCGTCGCGACCGTCCGCCATTGCGACGTCGCCGTCCGCATGGACGACAAGCCGAGCCAGGCGCTGCGCTCGGGTCGGCGCGTCTCCTCCATGTGGCAGGCGATCGAGGCCGTGAAGAAGAGCGAGGCAGACGTCGCCATCTCCGCCGGCAACACCGGCGCGCTGATGGCCATGGCCAAGGTCTGCCTGCGCACCATGGCCAAGATCGAGCGGCCGGCGCTGGCCAGCCTATGGCCGGCGCCGACGGCGCGCGGCTATTCCATCGTGCTCGACGTCGGCGCCTCCATCGGCGCGGACGCGCGCCATCTCGTCAATCTCGCCGTCATGGGCTCGGCAATGTCGCGCGCCCTTTTCGAACTCGATCGGCCGAGCGTGGGCCTGCTCAACGTCGGCAAAGAGGACATCAAGGGTAACGAGGAGGTCAAAGCCGCCTCGAGCCTTCTGAAGGAGACAGACCTTCCCAATCTGGACTATCGGGGCTTCGTCGAGGGCGACGAGATCGGCCAAGGAGTCGTCGACGTCGTGGTCACGGAGGGCTACTCGGGCAATATTGCGCTCAAGACCGCGGAAGGCACCGCGACGCAGGTCATGCACTATCTCAAGGAGGCGATCGGCAAGTCCTGGCTCTCCAAGCTCGGTTATCTGCTCGCCCGTAGCGCTTTTCGTGAGCTGCGCGCCAAAGCAGACGTTCGCAACATCAATGGCGGCGTGTTTCTCGGCCTCGAGGGGATCGTCATCAAGAGCCATGGCGGCGCCGATGCGCTGGCCTTCGCCCGCGCGGTCGAGATCGGCTATGAGATGGCGCATCAAGGCCTGCTCTCGAAGATCCGCGACATGCTGGCCTCGAGCCGTCGCGACGACCAGGAAGCCGCTCAGTGA
- a CDS encoding DUF177 domain-containing protein: protein MSDDLQLPKTPFSRPLAAVDVPEDGLERSIAAEAKERAALAEADGLPALNRLEAKLLVTREGRDGLRVTGELSADVRQTCVVTLEDFDTRVVEPIDVSFAPEASPAAPPHERRQELRQERMSRRRREAAPEEPKDPKEARASRHIADLDDDAPDPLVDGRIDLGAIVAEFFALALDPYPRKPGARFAPPGEAAAEEEERPPAKASPFARLRDALDKDGGN from the coding sequence ATGAGCGACGATCTACAATTGCCAAAGACGCCTTTCTCGCGTCCGCTCGCCGCGGTCGACGTTCCCGAGGACGGGCTGGAGCGCTCCATCGCCGCCGAGGCGAAAGAGCGCGCGGCCCTCGCCGAGGCGGATGGACTGCCCGCGCTGAACCGCCTCGAGGCGAAGCTGCTGGTGACGCGCGAAGGCCGCGACGGCCTGCGCGTCACCGGGGAGCTCAGCGCCGATGTGCGCCAGACCTGCGTGGTGACGCTCGAGGATTTCGACACGCGCGTCGTCGAGCCGATCGATGTGTCTTTCGCGCCCGAGGCGTCGCCGGCCGCGCCGCCGCATGAGCGGCGCCAAGAGCTGCGCCAGGAGCGCATGTCGCGGCGCCGGCGCGAGGCGGCGCCCGAAGAACCCAAAGATCCCAAAGAAGCGCGCGCGAGCCGCCATATCGCCGATCTCGACGACGACGCGCCCGACCCGCTCGTCGACGGGCGAATCGATCTCGGCGCGATCGTGGCCGAATTCTTCGCCCTCGCGCTCGACCCCTACCCCCGCAAGCCGGGCGCGCGCTTCGCCCCGCCCGGAGAGGCGGCGGCCGAGGAGGAGGAACGGCCGCCGGCGAAAGCCTCGCCTTTCGCCCGCCTGCGCGACGCCCTGGACAAGGACGGCGGAAACTAG
- a CDS encoding outer membrane protein assembly factor BamE, producing the protein MGFPGSLVVVSRQAHRLAVLALVAAPLAGCLGYDGVINRGAIVEERKAAQVKVGMAAPQVLALLGTPSTTSTIGGDAWYYVSQRIERELAFLPPEVADQHILSVYFDKSKKVQRIADYGLQDGKVVDFVTRTTPTAGAEFNFVRNMLSKLTSF; encoded by the coding sequence ATGGGGTTTCCGGGTTCGCTCGTCGTCGTTTCGCGGCAGGCCCATCGCCTCGCCGTCCTCGCGCTGGTCGCGGCGCCGCTCGCCGGCTGCCTCGGCTATGACGGCGTCATCAATCGCGGCGCGATCGTCGAGGAGCGCAAGGCCGCGCAGGTGAAGGTCGGCATGGCGGCGCCTCAGGTGCTCGCTCTGCTCGGCACGCCGTCGACGACATCGACGATCGGCGGCGACGCCTGGTACTATGTCAGCCAGCGCATCGAGCGCGAGCTCGCCTTTCTGCCGCCCGAGGTCGCCGATCAGCACATTCTCTCGGTCTATTTCGACAAATCGAAAAAAGTCCAACGCATCGCCGACTATGGGCTGCAGGACGGCAAGGTCGTCGATTTCGTCACGCGCACGACGCCGACCGCCGGCGCGGAGTTCAATTTCGTCCGCAATATGCTGTCGAAGCTGACCAGCTTCTGA
- a CDS encoding transglycosylase SLT domain-containing protein — protein sequence MLLRAFAIATALAFALVAALLSLPDGWGRFRLSEASRAGAQARRAPPPLFFLTNRGLTDQPLDADAAEAIGEAVKAWSGSVDAANEAQTSLSGAAPAVLQFGPVRVARAIVEHVVQAARTTGSDPALLMAIADKESSFAPKAKASTSSASGLFQFIDSTWFKAVRMFGRSHGQEAAAQAIGGDYRVAPQKRSEILAMRNDPYLSAVFAAEMLKHDGERIAERLGRPLTAGETYLIHFLGPDDAARFMAKVEEAPNSPAAKLLPRPARANKPIFFAREGRKMKPKSVGEVHQAFETMMGQRSSRYRGVERQLPIEALAYTE from the coding sequence ATGCTCCTACGCGCATTCGCCATAGCGACGGCCCTGGCCTTCGCTCTGGTGGCCGCGCTGCTGTCTTTGCCGGACGGCTGGGGCCGGTTCAGACTGTCGGAGGCTTCGCGCGCCGGCGCGCAGGCGCGCCGGGCGCCTCCGCCATTGTTCTTCTTGACGAATCGCGGCCTCACGGATCAGCCGCTCGACGCCGATGCGGCCGAGGCGATCGGCGAGGCGGTGAAGGCCTGGTCCGGCTCCGTCGACGCCGCCAACGAGGCGCAGACGAGCCTTTCCGGCGCGGCGCCGGCGGTGCTGCAATTCGGCCCGGTGCGCGTCGCCCGCGCCATTGTCGAGCATGTCGTGCAGGCGGCCCGCACCACGGGCTCCGATCCGGCCCTGCTGATGGCCATCGCCGACAAGGAGTCGAGCTTCGCGCCCAAGGCCAAGGCCAGCACCTCTTCGGCGAGCGGGCTGTTCCAGTTCATCGATTCGACCTGGTTCAAGGCCGTGCGGATGTTCGGCCGCAGTCATGGCCAGGAGGCCGCGGCGCAGGCGATCGGCGGCGACTATCGCGTCGCGCCGCAGAAGCGCTCCGAAATCCTCGCCATGCGCAACGACCCTTATCTCTCCGCGGTGTTCGCGGCCGAGATGCTGAAGCATGACGGCGAGCGCATCGCCGAGCGCCTCGGCCGGCCGCTGACGGCGGGCGAGACCTATCTCATCCATTTCCTGGGGCCGGACGACGCCGCGCGCTTCATGGCGAAAGTGGAGGAGGCGCCGAATTCGCCGGCGGCCAAACTCCTGCCCAGGCCCGCCCGCGCCAATAAGCCGATCTTCTTCGCCCGCGAGGGCCGCAAGATGAAGCCGAAATCGGTCGGCGAGGTGCATCAGGCCTTCGAGACGATGATGGGTCAGCGCTCGAGCCGCTACAGAGGCGTCGAGCGGCAATTGCCGATCGAGGCGCTCGCCTATACGGAATGA
- a CDS encoding AraC family transcriptional regulator, with protein MRQTGYTRASTLGPIAEVVTATGGSIERVFRRAELPIGLMESPDTLLPLRDHCRLLAASARELADEAFAARLGRKTTIAGLGVYGKWVTQAPTLLEAIHRAGASLPNMLQSATRLILRRRDEEVVWSYELGDPAKEGRPQNEMLAIWYMIAIVRHFAGARWLPSRVMLGGLPASARRSIGEQMGADTVLCDGPGSIVFDQRLLMTVNPRLFERDGLDADEIARIFDIPAPDDLPGNIGVLIELELLGGRPTLDDIVRRAGLSKRTLQRRLADLGLSYADLLRDTLQRRAIFLLRQKERSITEIAAMLGYRDPAHFSRAFEKWAGVAPSRWRESARAGE; from the coding sequence ATGCGACAGACCGGCTACACACGCGCCAGCACGCTCGGGCCGATCGCCGAGGTCGTCACCGCGACCGGCGGCTCGATCGAGCGGGTGTTTCGCCGCGCCGAGCTGCCCATCGGCCTCATGGAATCACCGGACACTCTGTTGCCGCTGCGCGATCATTGCCGCCTGCTCGCGGCCTCGGCGCGCGAGCTCGCAGACGAGGCCTTCGCCGCCCGTCTCGGCCGGAAGACGACGATCGCCGGCCTCGGCGTTTATGGAAAATGGGTCACCCAGGCGCCGACGCTGCTCGAAGCCATTCATCGCGCGGGGGCGAGCCTGCCGAACATGCTGCAGAGCGCGACGCGGCTGATCCTGCGACGACGAGACGAGGAGGTCGTCTGGTCCTATGAGCTCGGCGACCCGGCCAAGGAGGGACGGCCGCAGAACGAAATGCTGGCGATCTGGTATATGATCGCCATCGTGCGGCATTTCGCCGGCGCGCGCTGGCTGCCCAGCCGCGTGATGCTCGGCGGGCTTCCGGCGAGCGCGCGACGCTCGATCGGCGAGCAGATGGGCGCCGACACTGTGCTCTGCGACGGACCAGGCTCGATCGTCTTCGATCAGCGCCTGCTGATGACGGTCAATCCGCGTCTTTTCGAGCGGGACGGACTCGACGCCGACGAGATCGCCCGCATCTTCGACATACCGGCCCCGGATGATCTTCCCGGCAATATCGGCGTGCTCATCGAGCTCGAGCTGCTCGGCGGCCGCCCCACGCTCGACGACATCGTGCGGCGGGCGGGACTCTCCAAACGCACGCTCCAGCGCCGGCTCGCCGATCTCGGGCTGAGCTACGCCGATCTTTTACGCGACACGCTCCAGCGCCGCGCGATCTTTCTGCTGCGCCAGAAGGAGCGCTCGATCACCGAGATCGCGGCGATGCTCGGCTATCGCGATCCCGCGCATTTCAGCCGCGCCTTCGAGAAATGGGCCGGCGTCGCCCCCAGCCGCTGGCGCGAATCGGCGAGAGCGGGCGAATAG
- a CDS encoding DUF3047 domain-containing protein, giving the protein MCLYCLGLSPGAGLSRREMLRAGAIGAALPFVASVAPGGAAAQSGPAPADFKRSVEELIARSRSPELAGYRLFTIGGADLPWIDLGLAAAKGQQVSFLVAGRMWIARPYDLWFAPGLVLHARTRGKRPMYSPGVDTGTMTAAHDGPLEIARSAAQFSDEDGSLWTPEAEYRKQEVEIVGVALLWKGDAAAGLSSLAAHGDVGGLIAAEIARLKRGRKLPEGWNNLFSLGGGAEIFGREANGEIVCESAASASIIERPLPLSFATRPKLGWRWKIDQLPSARAEDAPPFHDYLSIGVKFEDGQDLTYFWSAGLPTGKVFRCPLAGWSAVETHMVVDSGAAGLGQWRELERDVAADYAAHIGGPAKAISHIWLLAVTPFQRRRGACRYADIRVATADGAVTKL; this is encoded by the coding sequence ATGTGCCTTTATTGTCTCGGACTTTCGCCCGGCGCGGGGCTGTCGCGGCGCGAGATGTTGCGGGCCGGCGCGATCGGCGCCGCTCTGCCCTTTGTCGCCTCGGTCGCGCCGGGCGGCGCCGCCGCGCAGAGCGGGCCGGCGCCGGCGGATTTCAAACGCAGCGTCGAGGAGCTGATCGCGCGCTCGCGCTCTCCCGAGCTCGCGGGATATCGGCTGTTTACGATCGGCGGCGCCGATCTGCCCTGGATCGATCTCGGACTCGCGGCGGCGAAGGGCCAGCAGGTCAGCTTTCTCGTCGCCGGACGCATGTGGATCGCTCGGCCTTACGACCTCTGGTTCGCGCCCGGCCTCGTCCTCCATGCGCGCACGCGCGGCAAACGGCCGATGTACAGCCCTGGCGTCGATACGGGCACGATGACCGCGGCCCATGACGGCCCGCTCGAGATCGCTCGTTCCGCGGCGCAATTCTCGGACGAAGACGGAAGCCTGTGGACGCCCGAGGCGGAGTATCGCAAGCAGGAGGTCGAGATCGTCGGCGTCGCGCTGCTGTGGAAGGGCGACGCGGCTGCGGGCCTTTCGAGCCTCGCCGCGCATGGCGACGTCGGCGGGCTCATAGCGGCGGAGATCGCCCGGCTGAAACGCGGACGCAAATTGCCCGAGGGCTGGAACAATCTCTTCAGCCTCGGCGGCGGCGCCGAGATCTTCGGCCGCGAGGCGAATGGCGAGATCGTCTGCGAGAGCGCCGCGAGCGCCTCCATCATCGAGCGTCCGCTGCCGCTTTCTTTCGCCACGCGTCCCAAGCTCGGCTGGCGTTGGAAGATCGATCAGCTTCCTTCGGCGAGAGCGGAGGATGCGCCGCCTTTCCACGACTATCTCTCGATCGGCGTGAAATTCGAGGACGGGCAAGACCTCACTTATTTCTGGAGCGCCGGCCTGCCGACCGGAAAAGTCTTCCGCTGTCCGCTCGCCGGCTGGAGCGCGGTCGAGACTCATATGGTCGTCGATTCGGGCGCCGCGGGCCTTGGGCAGTGGCGCGAGCTCGAGCGCGACGTCGCCGCCGATTACGCCGCCCATATCGGCGGGCCGGCCAAGGCGATCAGCCATATTTGGCTGCTGGCGGTCACGCCCTTCCAGCGCCGCCGCGGCGCCTGCCGCTATGCCGATATTCGCGTCGCGACGGCGGATGGGGCGGTGACGAAGCTATAG
- a CDS encoding molybdenum cofactor biosynthesis protein MoaE, giving the protein MLPTIRIQSDPFDPAHEAALIESSRRDIGAIVTFTGLCRDEDGALSALELEHYPGMAEAEIARVADEALTRWPLQALTIIHRHGRILPSERIVLVVTAARHRGEAFAAAEFLMDYLKTRAPFWKKEHRADGGVGDWVEAKAKDDAAAERWSK; this is encoded by the coding sequence ATGCTCCCCACCATCCGCATCCAATCCGACCCCTTCGACCCGGCCCATGAGGCCGCGCTGATCGAGAGCAGCCGCCGCGACATAGGCGCGATCGTCACCTTCACGGGTCTCTGCCGAGACGAAGACGGGGCGCTATCGGCGCTGGAGCTCGAGCATTATCCGGGCATGGCCGAGGCGGAGATCGCCCGCGTCGCCGACGAGGCGCTGACGCGCTGGCCGCTGCAGGCGCTCACCATCATTCATCGCCATGGGCGCATTCTGCCCAGCGAAAGAATCGTGCTCGTCGTCACCGCGGCGCGCCATCGCGGCGAGGCCTTCGCCGCGGCGGAGTTTCTGATGGATTACCTCAAAACCCGCGCCCCCTTCTGGAAGAAGGAGCATCGCGCCGACGGCGGCGTCGGCGACTGGGTCGAGGCCAAGGCCAAGGACGACGCCGCCGCCGAGCGCTGGAGCAAGTGA
- the moaD gene encoding molybdopterin converting factor subunit 1 has translation MKALYFAWVRERIGRAEEDISPPPEIATVGELIAWLKARDETYAYAFENAAVIRAALDKAHVRHEAPIAGAREIAFFPPMTGG, from the coding sequence ATGAAGGCCCTTTATTTCGCCTGGGTGCGCGAGCGAATCGGCCGCGCCGAGGAGGATATCTCCCCTCCCCCGGAAATCGCGACCGTCGGCGAGCTCATCGCCTGGCTGAAGGCGCGGGACGAGACCTACGCCTACGCCTTCGAGAACGCCGCCGTCATTCGCGCGGCGCTCGACAAGGCCCATGTACGCCATGAAGCGCCGATCGCGGGAGCGCGGGAGATCGCCTTTTTTCCGCCGATGACCGGAGGGTGA